A window of Maniola hyperantus chromosome 17, iAphHyp1.2, whole genome shotgun sequence genomic DNA:
CAGGATGTGTCTATGGTAAAACACACAGATGTAAATTTGGAACAAGAGAAAGAGCTAAAGTACCAGGAGAGATTATACATACTGATGTGTGTGGTCCGTTCCCAAATTCTTTCAGTAAATTTCgctattttgtactttttaaaGATGATTACAGCAAGTATcgtcaaatttattttatcaaaaacaaGTTTGAAGTTAAAGATAAGCTTGTACAGATGATTAATGAAACAAAGACTGCTGGTCatgtaataaaaacaattcTCAGCGATAATGGTGGAGAATTTCATAACGAGGctgtagaaaatattttaaagtctcATGGTATTCAGCAAAGATTGATAATGCCATATACACCAGAGCAAAATGGGTGTTGTGAAAGAGATAACAGAACTTTAGTTGAGGCTGCTCGTACTATGATGCATGCTCATGAAGAACTTCCACTTGCTTGTTGGTCAGAGCTTGTCAACACTGCTGCTTATGTTCTGAACAGAACTGGACCGACTTCTACAGAAGGTAAATCACCATTTGAGTTATGGTTTGGACAAAAACCATCCATTAAACATTTAAGGATAATTGGTAGTGAATGTTACGCTCACGTTCCAAAACAAAAGCGAACAAAACTCTCCAAGAAAGCCGATAAATGTATTCTCATTGGTTATGATGGTAATGATGGTTACAGATTATTGGGCTGTGATAATAACGGCAATGTTAAATTAATCAGATCGAGGGATGTAACATTTAATGAGTCGATTATTAGATCAATTGGATTAGATTCAGATGCAACTGAAGCAGATGAACAAAGTATAGAAATTCACTTCCCTAAGACTAATGAAAATCATCCAATGTTCGATGCAAGGGAGGATGTATTACAAGATGATGCTGTTTCTAGTATGCCTCAAACATTGAATGCTCCAGATTCAAGCTCACATGAAGTAATTCCCACTTCGTCGACTAATGGAAATGAAATCATCAGTCAAAATGAAGACGAGTCTAATGAATCATATGTTACTCCTAATTCCTCTGATTCTGAGGATGAAGAAATTCCTGAAACAAGAACTCTTCGAGATAGATCTATACTAAGACCACCAGTGCGATTCGATGACTATTTTATATCTACTGTTGTAAATGATTTAGGCGAACCTGAAACATATAAACAAGCTATAAATAGTTCTGAAAAAGCTGAATGGTTGAAAGCTATGGAAAGTGAGCTAAATTCTCTGAAAGAGAATAAAACTTGGATACTTGTGGATAAACCGAAAGACAGAAAGCTTATTTCTTGTAAATGGATCTATAAAAAGAAGACCAATGCTGATGGAAGCCTCGACAAATATAAAGCTAGACTTGTAGCAAGAGGTTATACTCAGGAGAAGGGAATTGATTATGAGGAAACATTTAGCCCTGTTGCTAGAATGTCAACTATTAGGTCAATTTTAAGCATCGCTGCAAACGAAGGACTATCTCTCTTACAGTTTGATGTAACAACTGCCTTTTTGAATGGTTTATTAGAAGAAGATATCTATATGAAACAACCAGAAGGCTATAGTGATGGCACAAATAAAGTCTGTAAATTGAAGAGAAGTCTATACGGGCTTAAACAGGCTCCCAGATGTTGGAACAAATGTATTGTCGACTATCTGAAAAATATTGGCTTTAAACAATGTGACACAGATCCATGTTTGTTTATTAGAAATCGACGaggcaataaaattattctagcgCTCTATGTTGATGATGGACTTGTTGCATCAACAAATCAGAAAGATTCTGAGAAGTTTATAGCTGAATTGAGAAGTAGGTTCAAGATAACCACTAAACCAGCTAATTACTTTCTTGGTTTAGAACTTTCTAGTGATAAACATGGTGGAATTGTAGTTTCACAAAAGCATTATGCTCAAAAGCTACTAGAACGCTTTGGGATGAGTGACTGTAAAGCAGTCAATACTCCAATTATTAAAGAAGCTCATACAGATTCTGAAAAGGAGAATGATGTTAAGTTTCCTTATAGAGAAGCTGTTGGTGCATTAGCATACTTGATGACAGCAAGCAGACCAGATATATCGTACGCTGTAAGTTTTGTATCCAGGTCACTTGCTAATCCCACTACAGAAGATGTACAAAAGGTCAAGCGCATTTTTCGTTACATCAAAGGAACAATAGATTTTGGAATTGTATATAAGAAAGATTACAAGTCTGGAATCTTAGAATGTTATAGTGACGCAGATCACGGTGGAGATCCAAACACAGGACGCTCTACATCTGGAATTCTGTGTATGTATGCTGGAGGAGTAATTGCTTGGGCAAGTCGGAAGCAAACATCAGTAGCAATTTCGAGTACTGAAGCGGAGCTCGTAGCAGCTAGTGAAGCAGCTCGTGAAATTGTATGGCTTAAGAGACTGTTTAATGAAGTTACCAAATTAAAAGAAATTCCCAAGCTGCAAATTGATAATGATGCAGCTataaaaatttctcaaaatccagaGCTTCATCGACGTACGAAACATATTGCTTTAAGACATTTTTATGTCAGAGAATTAGTTTCAGAAAATGATCTTGAAGTCAAATATGTTCCCACAGAATATCAATGTGCAGATATTCTAACTAAGCCTATCCATAAGCCTAGACTTATGTTTATTTGTAAGTTAATCGGCTTGGTGACATAAATTTCTCAAAACGGGAGGATGTTAAAGaaggttttgtattaatttatgtgtcacactggctgtctattttattctaattctttttaaaaatttgaaatgtcactctaacatgtcctataataaaaatatgttttctcaaagtatattatttatttaattgaattttatcgatCCTAAAACGGACTCTAATATCCATGACTGACTCATTCAAAGGATCTTTGTCGGTTTTCCACAGGTGCTTAAGTTGATTCAGCAAGAATGAATCCCGATATTCAGAGGCGGGCTCTGGTTCAGAATGTTTGTGAGGGGGCAGTGTGTTTTTTTGGCCCGTTAACTCATCAGAAAGTTCACTTAATTCTTCCTCAGATAATCCAATACTTGCCGGATGTGAACTTAGaattaatacaatataagagGTTACaaaaagattaaataaaatcttgaGTTATTCTTAAAATtttgtgcatattttttttacataggtaGTAGGCTATGTTTGTCTAACAAATTACGTGTTTGACTTGATTGACggcgtgtttgacaaacatgtttgaccgttttAGGAGCACTTTAGTACtaaaaatttctttattttattctacGATGATgtgattttcattttctttacAGCTAGTGGTGCGCACTACGGTgtggtgcgttttaaaatccacaAAGAATTTTAATCTATCATTTGGTGCGGAAATATATTTTACGTAGTGCGTtcacttctatgtagttctatagttctcAGATTTAGCGGAAAAACGTACGAAAAAATTTACGCAGTACGTTTACGTGCGCAGAAAAAATTCCGCGCAccgaattttaatagatttatattctttacggattttaaaacgtaCTGCAACTTGCCGTAGGTAACGCAGAGCGCGCTTGGCTCTCTCTAATGTAGTCTCAATATCACACAGTATAGTAGATAGTAGTCTATGGTCTAAACACATATGACATCTGATTACATACATACTCTATAGCTCCAATCTGTGGTATTATAAcctcaaaaaacaaaaaaatgtttattgttattgtattttaaatgaggagtgttgttttaatttaatagtaaaataaacaGTAAACAAAACAAACGTTGTCttgtaataatttcaaataataCTCTCTTAAAAAATGACTTTACAACAAGAAAAAACTACTTCCCGGttagaatatatacaaaatgtATGGAAAATGTACAAGAAAAATAAGTCTCTAAAATATGGTTTACCCTTTCTTATTTTCATGGTTGGGGGATCGGTGGCTCTAAAAGAATGGACGCAAATAAGGTAATTAATCTAATTATGAAATGGAAAAAATACTATTCTTGCTacgagtaataataataaatactgtACTGTAATACACACTGTACATACTTTAAATATATtacttaatgttttttttttataaaaatggcgagcaaacgtgcaggcgagtcacctgatgttaagtgattaccgccgcctgtgaacatttgcagtaccggaggaaccaccaatgtgttgccggcctttcaggaattattGTATAGGTGAAAATTTGTCAACAGGTATCAGTTTGCACAGGTGAAAGGTGTGAGTATTGAAGAGGCCGAAAAAATGGGTCTCCACAGAGATAAAAAAGTAACTCTTGAAGGAGTATTTGATGAAATAAAGACACTAGACATTGATAACTGGGGAAACAAGAGAGGGCCTCGACCCTGGGAGAATACAGAGCAGAAGCAGTAGCCTCTATTATTACTTTGTTCTCTATAAGTTTGTTAGCTATTGAAAGCAGCAATCCCACAGCCAATAGTCATGTATATAGTAAAGTTCATGGTTCTAAGTCGATGCTCACTTTTACTGGGAAGAAAAACTCCCTGTTGTCTACTTTTATGTGCCTAAACTGTATAACCTTTCAAGTCATTATCATATACCAAATTACAATAAAGTTCACTGAACCCATGAATTTGGAACTCTTAGACCAATGGCTTTGGAATTGGTGCCAACTGCTATTGTGTATTTACACAATACCTACCCACAACAACAATACCTAGTCCTATTTGTTAATGAAAATATACTCCGCAACAATTTGAAGAGTTAGATTTGAAACCAATATGTAACTTGCAATTACATTTTTATGGAATAATGAACCATAcaatataagtatttaattgATAATATAGgtgtaatataataatgtacAGAATTTAGTCTTTATGTATTTAGCTGTTGTAGAAAGTCAACCTTCCTATTTAGTTCAATAAAGCGAAAAATAAATTCAAGTTTCTTGGTGTGcttgttatttttaataactgacctattaaaagtatgtattatgtaaataataggCTATGAGGCAGCTTTTTATTCTGGAGGATGGGGATTTATTATTCCTGAGCATGCACTTCCAACTTTTCAGTTGTGagtgtttaattatttaaatatcacttctatAATGATTaaagaaaacatcttgaggaaacttgtgagagtactccataatgttctcaaaggtgagtggaatgtgccaatcagcacttggctagaatggtggactatggccaaacacttctcattctgatagcagacctgtgctcagtagtgagctgccgatgagttgatgatgcctataggtaggtatgtcgtcCGTGGTACAATACTATATGTAATAATGGACATAGATGTAGtacttatagtacgcaacaagtcgagatggcaatcggggtatgaggcgcggtTTTACGGGTTACCATACCAAAAActgattttttcttttgttctCTATGGCACTTTGTATTGCGGGAAAAAAACATTTATCTGAGCTCAGATAGGTCCCAACCTTGTGCTTTAAACTTtcgtaaaagaaaaaaaggaaagaaaactcaacaaataagtttaaaaacaaaactttgGCAGTCTCACCAAAAAGTTCAATGACTTATAATGAAAATACCTACCTCAtgatgacctacctacctaaaatccTTGTAGTGAAACAAAGAGAttgaactctttgtttttaaaatagaatGGGTAGGTTGAAATTGAACATCTACGTACTAGGTTGGTCTCACCTCACCTCactcctaggtacctactacctaccactaATGTTGGGTTGGAGTGGAGCCACCGTGGACGGTGGAACCTACCTACAGATAAAATTCCACTATTACGTCTTGAATTTTAATCAACAGCCTGCATAAAAGatcgaaaaaaccggccaagtgcgagtcggacacgcaCACGAAGCAAGATATACATACACTTAAATttaatggcagccattttgaaatttttattcttGTTATAGCGGCTTCTCTGGTTCGCgcgatacagcctgctgacggacgaacggacggagtGATCATTAATTCACTAGTAAAAGGAACAAGTGCTTTACTCCAGTGAATTATTGATTGCACTTTAGTAatggggtcccgttggcatctttagggtacggaaccctaaaaattagttgatataggtacctaataataataataattgtacccTATCGTCACAGAGTATACCTAAGTAcaataggtagttacctacttcaACCTACCTATAACCTATAATAAATTGTATCGCGAAAAAGTATGACTCATTTCAACAAGTCGCAATAAATACGATTATTGAGCCACGTTTGTTGTGAACAGAGGTTgtctgtgacgtcacaataaagaaaatatcCGCCCACAGCTCGGTTTCCagaaagatatttttattgctaTTTCATGTGCCACTATGCAAAAGAAAAGAGACAAGAAAAAATCGGTAGACTTCACGATAAACTTCGCAGTTCTTCGGCATCTGTCGTCATATTGATTTTACGTCATCACTGAACGTCTATAAAACGAATCGGGCGACAATTTCCCAAtgtattttcaaacaaaaattcgAAGAGTATAGAAGAGAGCATTATTGTTTGTGATTATAGacttattacaatattaatttaatataataaggtGTAAAGCTAAAGAGGCGTTTTATTAAATCTTTCAGCGTTATAAAAACCGTAAgtaccattttaatttttaaggttccagTTTTTAACACTACATTCATCCATTTCATATTTTGGTAATTTGACAATGATATAATCCATCCATAGAATTGATCTCTGAATCCGAGTAATAGTTAGAATATTTTGTTCACATCGTAGCACAAAGGCTATTTAGGTCATCCTCAAGTTGACCTCGTCGTTCATGCGATTGTGGCATGCCTCATGGCTCGTTCGAATCGTTCGCCATCTTGTAGAGTTTTTAAACAAGTCTTTTACCCTTTTTTACCTTTAGAAGTTTcatgtaagtattttttatggCCGTAGGtaaaaactactatgcataaaaataaataaaatctggtTTACACTGTAGGAGCCCTTGAATGTAAAGCTCTTTCAataggataccccacttggtattagtaatcttattttgaaatatgaaaatactaattatttgctcatgaacacattgttttttgtgatgtaaccactaattcacggtttccggGGTTTTCTCTTTACGTATAAGACCGTTATTTAGGTACCTGCCAAATCAacaggaagtaggtaggtaggtaccctataggtttcttgacagcatcgaagtgatcctataagggtttcttattttcttttgaggtacggaaccctaaataatcACTCGGCTAGACAAACTATATTTTTCTACTaaagcatttattttttaattttttatcttaCCTACTCATCAGCAAGAGCACATTTTATTCGCCATGTATTGTGATATGAACGTAACATCTCTCCCTCTGCAACACCTCATTGCGGACGGTGGTGACCCCTTCTTTCCATTAATAATGATATGGTAGGACTTTTCTTGGGAGGATAATATTGTGGtgggttctcagatatttcggCATACAACTCCATTAGAAGTAAGCAggtattatatctacctacctacgtaagaGATTGcctatttcatttttatagtTGTCAAAATCTGTCACCCATCCAGGTTCAAGCATGTCTAGTCAATGACACCACTGGGgtgtcatccatactaatattataaatgcgaaagtgtgtctgtctgtctgtctgctagcttttcacggctcaaccattcaaccgattttgacgaaatttggtacagagatagtttgtataccggggaaggacataggctactttttatccgggaaaattaaagagttcccatgggattttcaaaaacctaaatccacgcggacgaagtcgctggcatcatctagttaacaaTAATTTTTTAGTAACATTTGGGAATGGTAGATATGGAGCCAGCGTTGCTTAGCAATGGGAATCAATTGATACACATGTTGTTAAAACTAGGTCACACGTTCCTCACACAAAACATAcggtatacctactacctactaacagAGTAGGACATGGTATTAAATTAACATATTTTGGAAAAATATCTGCAAaagctacaattttttttaaatactacatAAACTTAGCTCTTGGGCATCAGACACAGGAAGTATTGTGGTTTCAGTCCGATAAATTAGGCCTGAATAATTAGTAGGTGTGATGCAATGCATGAATGAGTTTATAGAGCCCCACCCACTTAGTAACAGATCCAGTGGTGCCATTTTTTTGAGCGGAATGCATGTTCTTAGGTACCCACGACACAGCACTACCTACTGTAAAGAGGTGTCAATCAAACACGAGCATCAGGCATACACTGATTTATTATTTCTACTTTGACAACTCATCTGTCATATCAATTCCTTACTGCCCTCACACCTACCTAGTGTGGGTACCATCAAtgttaaaattgacaaaattgtttttaggaaattaatatttttcattttcattgtaACGAAACTGCATGTCTGAGAATTTTCTAAAAAGTGTATAAAGTTTGCTAAtctgtacttggccagcgtggttggctatggcctaaacccttcttattttgagaggagatcAGTTTTTAGCAGTCAGTGATGAGCTGAGATGATGatggtttaaaagatctattATACCATACACATACAatatcgctatttagcgataagaccgcctttttgtacctacttattaggatttctttttgtaacctgtcatttgtgtttctgtggtgcaataaagtatatacatacatacatacatacatacatacatacattaagAAAACCGATTACCCAAAACAGGATAGGATGTAGGATTCTaggtttcaattcaattttgttttatggcGCAGGGCTGCTGCAGGATTCTAGGTTTAAT
This region includes:
- the l(3)neo43 gene encoding cytochrome c oxidase assembly protein COX16 homolog, mitochondrial, with product MTLQQEKTTSRLEYIQNVWKMYKKNKSLKYGLPFLIFMVGGSVALKEWTQIRYQFAQVKGVSIEEAEKMGLHRDKKVTLEGVFDEIKTLDIDNWGNKRGPRPWENTEQKQ